Sequence from the Methanosarcina siciliae T4/M genome:
AAAATTAAAGGCTGCTCCTTTAACGGCAGGGATGGAATTTGAATATGACGACGAGATAAAGGTTTATGTCCAGAAAGTGGATCCAAACTATGAAGTCATCAAAAAGAACGGAAAAGAGTTCAAGACCGGAAACTGGAATCCTTATGCCGAACTGGATATTCTTATTAGAGGGAAACCGAATTTTGACATAGATGTTGACACCGAAAAAGATACATACGACTCTAAATCTACGGGGGATGGCAGAATCGATGTGTCGATAACGGTTAAAAATGACGGAGATGCTAAGGCTGAAAACGTTGCGTTGACTGTTGATACAGCCGGACTGGAAGTGCTCAGTGGAAAAACGAAGTATACATACACAAAAATTCTTAAAGATGAGACTGTTGAGCCTATTACTCTCACACTGAAAACGCCTACTCCCTGGGAAGATACAGATTTCAAAATAATCGCAAAAACTACATGTGAGGACATTAAGGATAACAAATATGAACATTCGGGTTCCAAAACAATAAAAATCGAAAAAAAATGGGACCTTATTATTACAAAGAGTACTACAAAAGAACGCCATATGGGAGAAACGGTATATGTTTCAGTCAATGTTCGGAACGGAGGGCTCTGCGATATAAATGATATCGTCCTTAAAGATTCGATCGTTTCCAACATGCATCTCCAGAAGGATACAACACTTGAAAAGACGTTTTCTCTAAAAGCCGGAGAAAAAGCTGAAGATGTTTTTGAATACACCCTCATTCCGGAAAAACCCGGAGAATTTACCTTCCCGAAAACCGTAGCTACCTTCACCCTTGCAAACGGGGAAAGCAAAAAAGTGGAATCCGAGAATTCGGAAAAGACAAAAATTTACGGGCCCCATATTGAAATCACGAAAACCGTTGATAAAAAGCAGTTAAATCCTGGAGACAAACTGACTGTAAAGGTTACTGCAAAGAACAATGGAAATGTTGACGCAAGTGTAAAAGTAACCGATACCGTACCTTCCGAAGCTAAACTTATAAGCGGAGAAACAAGCTTCAGCCAGGTTCTCGGAAGTGGCGGTGGCTCAAAGACCATCACTTACGTCCTTCAGATGAACAAAGAAGGGGAGATTGAGATTCCTGCCTGCAAAGCAAGTTTCTTCGATCTCGACAAATATTCAGGAGAGGTCTACTCAGGGACTTCCGTAGTTAATGTGGGAACAACAATTACCCTTGAAGGAAGCAGTTCACAAACGGAAAGTTCAACCGCATCCAACCAGGAAAAAGAGGATTCGAGCCAGGTGAGT
This genomic interval carries:
- a CDS encoding BatD family protein, which produces MTKRIALIVLLAVFVFSTFSMVALATDEVEWVEKKNDAKLYWGDTITVDGYEIKAEDFNEDKMVFVSISKDGEKLKAAPLTAGMEFEYDDEIKVYVQKVDPNYEVIKKNGKEFKTGNWNPYAELDILIRGKPNFDIDVDTEKDTYDSKSTGDGRIDVSITVKNDGDAKAENVALTVDTAGLEVLSGKTKYTYTKILKDETVEPITLTLKTPTPWEDTDFKIIAKTTCEDIKDNKYEHSGSKTIKIEKKWDLIITKSTTKERHMGETVYVSVNVRNGGLCDINDIVLKDSIVSNMHLQKDTTLEKTFSLKAGEKAEDVFEYTLIPEKPGEFTFPKTVATFTLANGESKKVESENSEKTKIYGPHIEITKTVDKKQLNPGDKLTVKVTAKNNGNVDASVKVTDTVPSEAKLISGETSFSQVLGSGGGSKTITYVLQMNKEGEIEIPACKASFFDLDKYSGEVYSGTSVVNVGTTITLEGSSSQTESSTASNQEKEDSSQVSTGETEEDYGDTPGFSSLLAVTGILAGTGLLRRRRV